A single window of Aspergillus puulaauensis MK2 DNA, chromosome 5, nearly complete sequence DNA harbors:
- a CDS encoding uncharacterized protein (COG:S;~EggNog:ENOG410PWP0;~SECRETED:SignalP(1-19);~TransMembrane:1 (n5-14c19/20o374-396i)), producing the protein MKKKLLLALASRLLPTTAAQVCTPEPRYGEIYSYEIDNQSALDSLASECTSINGSVVIAYNYTGSVYLPNIRSIDGDLAWYPDSLDQGSKTEDVKIFDLVSVPDLERLGGRLDVQSSFYFRNISVPKLSAVNGFVSIHHAHDVDLRSLRKAEQVYIRGNLSSLRLESLEEVPKDLNICTRDGCNGTGPSPSSIGLLLLSLKSAGSIDLMGTISNLALPKLTSVGPNLFSLDSDPASFELTTEGGRPLNVSFPELDTVDGAMQLGGTIGSLSMPKIIDTNMTLTVETSSPLAIDLPLHRIRELEFRGNISSVNLPNLRRAADGISIYSNIPLDCDKVEAEIFPNVSISNGWRNCRVLDSTNEEPKSGGLSTSAKVGISIGCGLAGIFLLSLILIYLLRRYEKRKEQLKDVEMVEIMPPTYQAAQQEHASPPEYSPGENGHRTSPRERDGRMSG; encoded by the exons atgaagaagaagctccttCTTGCCCTGGCATCACGCCTGCTGCCAACGA CCGCGGCACAGGTTTGCACCCCGGAGCCACGGTACGGGGAAATCTACTCCTACGAAATCGACAACCAATCCGCTCTGGATAGTCTCGCGAGCGAGTGTACAAGCATCAACGGGAGTGTTGTTATCGCATATAACTATACTGGGTCTGTCTATCTGCCGAATATCCGAAGTATCGACGGGGATCTCGCATGGTATCCAGATTCTTTGGATCAGGGCTCTAAGACCGAGGATGTGAAGATTTTTGACTTGGTGTCTGTTCCAGATCTTGAGCGCCTTGGCGGCAGGCTGGATGTTCAGTCGTCGTTTTATTTCAGAAATATTTCGGTCCCGAAATTGAGTGCAGTCAATGGGTTTGTTAGTATACACCACGCCCACGATGTCGACTTGAGGTCACTTCGGAAGGCAGAGCAAGTGTATATCCGTGGGAATCTCTCTAG TTTACGACTGGAATCATTGGAAGAGGTTCCAAAGGATCTCAATATCTGCACCAGGGACGGATGCAACGGGACTGGCCCTTCACCATCATCTATAGGGTTATTACTACTATCGCTGAAGTCGGCAGGCAGTATAGACTTGATGGGAACGATATCCAA CCTTGCTTTGCCAAAACTCACCAGCGTGGGCCCGAACCTATTTTCTCTCGACTCCGATCCTGCAAGTTTTGAACTGACGACAGAGGGTGGACGGCCTCTCAACGTCTCATTCCCAGAGCTGGATACTGTTGACGGGGCCATGCAGCTGGGAGGAACCATCGGGAG CCTCTCAATGCCGAAGATAATCGATACAAACATGACATTGACGGTAGAGACGTCTAGTCCCCTCGCCATTGATCTTCCCTTACACCGAATCCGCGAGCTCGAATTCCGCGGAAACATTTCAAG CGTGAACCTGCCCAATCTCCGCCGCGCCGCCGACGGTATATCCATATACTCCAACATACCCCTCGACTGCGATAAAGTCGAAGCCGAGATCTTCCCCAACGTAAGCATCTCAAACGGGTGGCGAAACTGTCGCGTCCTGGATTCTACAAACGAAGAGCCGAAATCGGGCGGCCTTAGCACGTCAGCAAAAGTTGGGATTAGCATTGGGTGTGGGCTTGCGGGGATATTCCTGCTCAGCTTGATACTGATTTATCTCTTGCGTCGTtatgagaagaggaaggagcagcttaaggatgttgagatggtGGAGATTATGCCGCCGACCTACCAAGCTGCTCAGCAAGAGCATGCTTCTCCGCCGGAGTATTCACCTGGGGAGAATGGGCATCGTACTAGTCCGCGCGAACGTGATGGCCGCATGTCTGGGTGA
- a CDS encoding uncharacterized protein (COG:S;~EggNog:ENOG410PV6S;~InterPro:IPR003480,IPR023213;~PFAM:PF02458;~go_function: GO:0016747 - transferase activity, transferring acyl groups other than amino-acyl groups [Evidence IEA]) produces MADCTHIKQLSPLDLTVPTAYINILFAFDTTDRTPAVREHLKVGLDVLSKQLPWLSGRVFASKFQQKPSLEIRYNADTALTLLDKGSIDGTYETLSSQGMPPEEIPPEVWPLPPVIDDALAAAGAPVFATSLFRFADHGVGLCVSLHHNTVDATGFSEIIKQWTRNITNSGLDLTSPTQFGRIERLSEALSPQLEEISALSYEELLAKHPEYAKTQPTTDEPAQQTESPPCTSKVFTIPIHRIITIKEALGKYTPNPPTTNVILCALLWTAITRVRAQRSPSLAESITSRLATIVNGRRRISSTFSPASNPYFGNVVLYTRTEATAALLTNTKTTSTSSPESTRTLSEICTRIATSQSPSTITARHIAEVYRLINDSEDHRTLDPGWDIFGSRDLAITSWADLELYEVDFGAGLGRPGFVRLPYMEADGVAVLLPRRRGGVDESLEVMVLLRRDDMAVLERDEEWLAVASGVGNSA; encoded by the coding sequence ATGGCGGACTGCACTCATATCAAGCAGCTGAGTCCGTTAGACCTGACAGTGCCGACTGCCTACATCAACATTCTGTTCGCGTTTGACACCACAGACCGAACACCAGCGGTCAGAGAACATTTGAAAGTCGGCCTAGATGTGCTCTCCAAGCAACTCCCGTGGCTGTCAGGCCGAGTCTTCGCCAGTAAATTCCAGCAGAAACCGTCACTTGAAATCCGATACAATGCAGACACTGCCCTAACTCTACTCGACAAGGGTTCTATCGACGGGACATACGAGACATTATCTTCCCAGGGAATGCCCCCAGAAGAAATTCCCCCAGAAGTCTGGCCACTGCCACCCGTCATAGATGATGCCCTGGCTGCAGCTGGTGCACCTGTGTTCGCCACAAGTTTGTTCCGTTTCGCAGATCATGGCGTCGGGTTATGTGTCTCCCTGCACCATAATACCGTCGACGCGACAGGATTCTCAGAGATCATCAAACAGTGGACACGAAACATTACCAATTCCGGTCTGGACCTCACAAGTCCAACGCAGTTCGGTCGAATTGAACGGCTTTCTGAGGCATTGTCACCTCAGTTGGAAGAAATCTCAGCTCTTTCGTATGAAGAGCTCCTCGCAAAACACCCCGAATATGCTAAAACACAGCCTACTACGGACGAACCTGCTCAGCAAACCGAATCTCCACCTTGCACATCAAAGGTGTTCACTATCCCAATTCACCGGATCATCACGATCAAGGAGGCATTGGGAAAATATACACCAAACCCTCCAACTACAAACGTCATCCTTTGCGCGCTTCTCTGGACAGCGATAACCCGCGTACGAGCACAGCGCAGCCCCTCCCTCGCAGAGTCAATCACTAGCCGACTAGCAACAATAGTTAACGGCCGACGACGAATCAGCTCGACATTCTCTCCGGCGTCGAATCCCTATTTCGGGAATGTAGTGCTGTACACTCGGACAGAAGCCACAGCAGCTTTACTCACAAACACAAAGACAACCTCAACTTCATCTCCAGAATCCACACGAACTTTATCCGAAATCTGCACCCGCATCGCaacctcccaatccccatccaccatcaCCGCACGGCACATCGCCGAGGTATACCGTCTAATAAATGACTCCGAAGACCACCGCACTCTCGACCCGGGGTGGGATATATTCGGCTCGCGCGACCTGGCGATTACCAGCTGGGCGGATCTAGAGCTATACGAGGTAGACTTtggggctgggctgggaaggCCAGGATTTGTCAGACTGCCGTATATGGAGGCGGATGGGGTGGCTGTGCTTTtaccgaggaggaggggtggaGTGGATGAGAGCCTGGAGGTTATGGTCCTGTTGAGGAGGGATGATATGGCTGTTTTGGAAAGGGATGAGGAGTGGTTGGCGGTTGCGTCTGGGGTTGGGAATTCTGCTTAA
- a CDS encoding uncharacterized protein (COG:Z;~EggNog:ENOG410PJH8;~InterPro:IPR011990,IPR027417,IPR029058,IPR007751, IPR002182;~PFAM:PF13374,PF00931,PF13424;~SECRETED:SignalP(1-25);~go_function: GO:0005515 - protein binding [Evidence IEA];~go_function: GO:0043531 - ADP binding [Evidence IEA]), translating to MWKNTYTVGLIVPLIIAALYDLSISGIPSPTNPAQAHKAPLGFVPVGNYTQLQDSDGTDILFVHGLGSNPDTTWQARRRTQGLNASDANVNWVSEFLPDDLGQLETGSTRLYFFNFDSFWKRDAAQARLTTIGNDLLEHMANGIRRSPEAKRRKLVLVGYSYGGLVIKKAVVLARGSPDFEYVVENTQAIIFLGTPHRGSTFSSWGRRVAGLLRLVGSNPSILAEIEYDSTMLLDLHMGFEAGIGTETQIVNVFEQRPTLLFRFWFFQWREFCVREQSAKFGGGRVRNIGLPVDHRGLNKFASRDSSYRVLLSILSYAITSGPQKSRRSHDPKDEFRVTLQLPMLRSDRFTGRDDILQHVHRYFKDECTPSQQCVFALHGPGGIGKTQIAVEYAYRYMDRYTSVFWIDGSSEPAILQSFTHAADQVLSRFRETHTNNTEYMKFAALFGGDNVSYDTSPGIEKRARTVRGMFDWLTQQENHQWLLIFDNVDDLDSFDIRNHIPRVPFGSILLTSRRKDISGYWKSIAVGEMAKEEGKSLFSKSSGFYGEVEDTVAQELLHLLGYFPLAIEQAGAYLSAQQNFLPDQPEQFTRAVRKYIEQYHVNAERLLAHRRPLSIWDYRNDTILTTWEVSLNAVQEKTPEAAELLFLCGFLSNNDISEDMLSDDVHLQTSKNSISELFQLLASFSLVRFTSSMNAITIHPLIHYWLRQRLPLQRKQELTHRALVLLARTLRLKHPEGHLGTCDCNTNHLGPHIHAALANARVYLSKAPVLTSIDLPHPLEHLTMSHKLSFLFERPYWWYLWLLGQLQEAGLLFKSVYREEEQLEDDAWLLTYKLTIAIRDYNLPAAAQLFNWELSEVYRKLHPMHPRSLSVAGDLAWVLYRLQHFEESRRWYEWILTARQRVLGHNHYATMGALIGLAALHEAEGNFDKALELRLTAYQSRVARLGPRNLLTQNAAKTVANQYFDLERYEEADKLYRTVLDAEVEIHGLKHKRVLTLVRDYLANFASKSILDKQAEWARIEYQILNATMGPVHQETLDSAERMALIHFELDQHEQVLEWGLRIFDGRNRTLGLYHKDTMDTMHNLGRVSHHLSRLDESLRWDLMAYETRNRTLGQYNERTLGSALNIGATYADQLRFDKALEWSSIAFQGQNRTLGLDHESTLKSAYSIGLAYEGQFQYENALAWYSIAFEGQNRTLGPNDRATLWSAKKVGFIYDRQFRFDEALEFYSMVFQRRNRTLGPDSYLTLESAHDIGVVYHHQSRFGKAIEWYTFAFEGQKRTLGPDAQETPWSAANIAFAYRAQSQFENVLEWHSIAFEGHIIALGPGHEATLWSGLHVGRVHMDLEQYHEALGWFRRVLSLGDESGSLGIGQDLEVLREARKEISKIECWMDSRERCEYEARMEAVKVVLGEEQSIYLESSWMLEAPATTTGS from the exons ATGTGGAAAAATACCTACACCGTTGGGTTGATTGTACCCTTGATTATTGCCGCACTCTATGATTTGTCGATAAGTGGAATTCCATCACCTACCAATCCTGCTCAAGCACACAAAGCTCCACTGGGATTCGTCCCAGTAGGTAACTATACACAACTGCAAGACAGCGATGGGACCGA catTTTGTTCGTCCACGGGCTTGGATCCAACCCTGATACAACATGGCAGGCACGCAGGCGGACGCAAGGACTCAATGCAAGCGATGCAAATGTGAACTGGGTCAGTGAATTTCTCCCTGATGATTTAGGGCAGTTAGAGACTGGCAGCACTCGCCTTtacttcttcaacttcgacTCGTTTTGGAAAAGAGATGCGGCGCAGGCCAGGCTCACAACTATTGGGAACGATCTTTTGGAGCACATGGCAAATGGCATACGTCGGTCACCGGAG GCAAAACGTCGTAAGCTTGTACTTGTCGGGTACAGCTATGGAGGGCTCGTCATCAAGAAGGCCGTGGTCCTTGCTCGTGGGAGCCCTGACTTTGAGTACGTGGTTGAGAACACACAGGCGATCATTTTTCTAGGGACGCCTCACCGTGGATCCACGTTCAGTTCATGGGGTCGTCGGGTAGCTGGCTTACTTCGACTGGTTGGATCGAATCCTTCTATACTGGCGGAAATAGAGTACGATTCTACCATGCTACTGGACTTACACATGGGGTTTGAGGCTGGCATAGGTACGGAAACTCAGATCGTCAATGTCTTCGAACAGCGACCGACTCTATTGTTCCGCTTCTGGTTCTTTCAATGGAGAGAGTTT TGCGTTCGCGAACAATCTGCAAAgtttggaggagggagggtaCGGAACATTGGCCTGCCCGTAGACCATCGCGGGTTGAACAAATTCGCCTCCCGGGATAGCAGCTACCGGGttctattatctattttGTCGTACGCGATCACTTCTGGCCCTCAAAAATCGCGCCGCAGTCATGATCCGAAGGACGAGTTCCGAGTCACGTTGCAACTACCAATGCTACGCAGTGATCGATTCACAGGAAGGGACGATATTCTACAGCATGTTCATCGCTACTTCAAGGATGAATGTACCCCCTCCCAGCAATGTGTATTTGCTCTGCATGGTCCAGGGGGTATAGGTAAAACGCAGATTGCTGTTGAATACGCATATCGCTACATGGATAGATACACATCCGTGTTCTGGATCGATGGGTCCAGTGAGCCAGCTATTCTCCAGAGTTTTACCCATGCGGCTGATCAAGTCTTGAGCCGCTTCCGAGAAACCCATACAAATAATACTGAATACATGAAGTTTGCTGCATTATTTGGGGGCGACAATGTTTCTTATGACACGAGTCCCGGTATTGAAAAAAGGGCTAGGACTGTAAGAGGGATGTTCGACTGGCTGACGCAGCAAGAGAACCATCAATGGCTGCTTATATTCGACAATGTTGACGATTTGGACTCATTTGACATTCGCAACCATATCCCCAGGGTGCCATTTGGTAGCATCCTTCTCACAAGCAGGCGAAAAGATATCTCCGGGTACTGGAAAAGCATCGCAGTTGGAGAGATGGccaaagaagagggaaagtCTCTATTTTCTAAGAGCTCTGGCTTCTACGGGGAGGTTGAAG ACACTGTTGCCCAAGAACTACTCCACTTGTTGGGGTATTTCCCACTTGCCATAGAGCAGGCTGGTGCCTATCTATCTGCTCAACAGAACTTCCTCCCGGATCAGCCAGAGCAGTTTACTCGGGCTGTTCGGAAATACATCGAGCAGTATCACGTCAACGCCGAAAGACTCCTTGCCCATAGACGACCTCTGTCTATATGGGACTACCGTAACGACACAATTCTCACTACATGGGAGGTTTCTCTCAATGCCGTCCAGGAGAAAACACCGGAAGCTGCTGAACTTCTGTTTCTTTGCGGTTTCTTGTCAAACAATGATATCTCTGAGGACATGCTGTCAGACGACGTACACCTTCAAACAAGCA AGAACTCAATCTCCGAGTTATTCCAACTGCTcgcctctttctctctgGTTCGTTTCACCTCCTCAATGAATGCCATCACCATCCATCCTTTAATCCACTACTGGCTTCGGCAACGACTGCCCCTACAGAGAAAGCAGGAACTCACGCACAGGGCCCTCGTGCTTCTTGCTCGTACATTGCGCCTTAAGCATCCAGAGGGTCATCTGGGCACATGTGACTGTAATACAAATCACCTAGGACCGCATATTCATGCAGCTCTTGCAAATGCCCGAGTATACCTCTCCAAAGCACCAGTGTTGACCTCGATTGACCTCCCGCATCCGCTAGAACATCTGACAATGTCCCATAAGCTATCATTTCTCTTTGAAAGGCCATATTGGTGGTATCTCTGGCTTCTTGGCCAATTACAAGAAGCGGGACTGCTCTTTAAGTCTGTATATCGCGAAGAGGAACAACTGGAGGATGATGCATGGCTACTCACATACAAATTGACGATTGCGATCCGAGACTATAATCTTCCGGCTGCAGCCCAGTTATTCAACTGGGAGCTGTCGGAGGTGTACCGCAAGCTTCATCCAATGCACCCAAGGTCTTTGAGCGTCGCAGGAGACCTAGCTTGGGTACTTTATAGGCTGCAACATTTTGAGGAATCAAGGAGGTGGTACGAATGGATATTGACAGCGCGACAGCGTGTCTTGGGGCATAACCACTACGCTACAATGGGGGCGCTTATCGGCCTAGCGGCTCTCCACGAAGCAGAAGGTAACTTTGACAAAGCACTTGAGCTGAGACTTACTGCATACCAAAGTCGAGTGGCAAGGCTAGGTCCGAGAAACTTGTTGACGCAGAATGCCGCAAAGACGGTTGCAAATCAATATTTCGATCTGGAAAGATACGAGGAAGCAGACAAATTGTACCGCACAGTGCTGGACGCAGAAGTGGAGATACACGGTCTGAAGCACAAAAGGGTCTTGACTCTCGTGCGAGACTATCTTGCCAACTTCGCCTCGAAGTCTATCCTGGACAAACAGGCTGAATGGGCAAGGATTGAGTATCAAATACTGAACGCTACCATGGGGCCAGTGCACCAAGAAACCTTGGACAGCGCCGAGCGTATGGCTTTGATCCATTTTGAGCTGGATCAACATGAACAGGTGCTTGAGTGGGGGTTGAGGATCTTTGACGGAAGAAATCGTACACTTGGCCTATATCACAAGGATACAATGGATACGATGCATAACCTTGGCAGAGTTTCGCATCATCTATCTAGACTGGACGAGTCGCTGAGGTGGGACCTCATGGCATATGAGACTCGAAACCGCACCTTAGGGCAGTATAATGAGCGCACTCTGGGGAGTGCTCTTAATATTGGTGCTACATATGCTGACCAGCTCCGATTCGACAAGGCACTGGAATGGTCCTCTATCGCCTTTCAGGGTCAAAATCGCACCCTAGGGCTGGATCATGAAAGTACCCTAAAGAGTGCTTATAGCATCGGGCTCGCATACGAAGGCCAATTTCAATATGAGAACGCCCTTGCCTGGTATTCCATCGCCTTTGAGGGTCAAAATCGTACTCTGGGCCCGAACGATAGAGCCACCCTATGGAGCGCTAAGAAAGTTGGCTTTATATACGACCGCCAATTCAGATTTGACGAGGCGCTGGAGTTTTACTCTATGGTCTTCCAGCGTCGAAATCGTACTCTAGGACCGGATTCTTACCTCACACTGGAAAGTGCGCACGATATTGGCGTTGTATACCATCACCAGTCCCGATTTGGCAAGGCAATAGAGTGGTACACTTTTGCCTTTGAGGGCCAGAAGCGTACATTAGGCCCGGATGCGCAGGAGACCCCATGGAGCGCCGCTAATATCGCTTTTGCCTACCGCGCTCAGTCCCAGTTCGAAAATGTGCTGGAATGGCATTCGATTGCGTTTGAAGGCCACATTATCGCCTTGGGGCCGGGTCATGAAGCCACGCTTTGGTCTGGACTGCATGTTGGACGGGTCCACATGGATCTAGAACAATACCACGAGGCCCTGGGTTGGTTCAGACGCGTTCTGTCTCTCGGGGATGAGTCTGGGTCTCTTGGAATAGGTCAGGACCTTGAGGTTCTGCGGGAAGCCCGGAAGGAGATTTCGAAGATCGAGTGCTGGATGGATTCGCGGGAGCGCTGTGAATACGAGGCTCGAATGGAAGCGGTGAAGGTTGTGTTGGGAGAGGAGCAGTCTATTTATCTGGAGAGTAGTTGGATGCTAGAGGCACCTGCTACTACTACAGGATCGTAG